From the genome of Plectropomus leopardus isolate mb chromosome 4, YSFRI_Pleo_2.0, whole genome shotgun sequence:
ATCTTTGACACTAGGCAAAAAACACTAGAATTACCCCCTGAGGTCAAATGATAAAAGAATAGCCATGTCTCAAACCAGAGCTTAGTCCCAGATCACTCACTACTCTTGTGTTATTCTGAAGTAGTGTTAACTATGTACAGGACTGTATTAGGCAAAATGTGGGTGTCCTGTGTGACACATAGTCGACGTGTACTATTCAAGTGCACTAGTTTGGGTGTTATTACTACACTAGCGAGACAATAAGCTAAGGAAAAACTTGAAGGCACAATTATTCGAGGCTGAACGTGCCTCGACAAACACAACAGTTGTggtattcaaaaaaaaaaaaaaaaaagggggggggggacaaAAGGTGAAATCAAAGTTTACAGTTTCAGGTATGGTTTAGGTCTGAGAACGACGAGGCAGTGAATCAAGTTAAGGCCAAATTACTTATCAGAACGCTCCGACAGTAATGATGATGTTAGACCTGACAAATCGCgcagatttgcaaaaaaaatgatatcagTTTCAATACCAGAACTCTTTTCTATATCTTGTCATAGCCTGGCTCGCTACATAGATATTTCTTCTCGCGGTTAAGTCAATTATATTAAActaggtatttttttctttttttgcacttctttCAGAGGTTGTTATTATGCAcaataatgtataaatgtatgttaCAAGAATATACACGGGCTTCAGTCTATAATATCTCAGTAAGGAGTACATCCAAGCATTCAGGGAACTTTGGCTTTGAAAAGTTAGTCTACATATGCACAAATATGAAACACACGTAGAAAATGCACcatagaaaaaaaggacatgggaaataaagggaaaaaaataatgacaatggACTAAATGGCTCATACGCTAATACTTTCACTTACGACCATTTGCTCATGTTCAgccatttcctctctctctcaaaaaaaaaaagattttcaagtTTCACCTTTTCATCCCCTCCATCTGTGATCACAGATTTGTTCAGGGttgaaaagaaacaagaaataattttaaaaaaaaggaacagagaCTGGGGTTTGGAGGGCTTCGAGGGGGGAAAGTTCAAGTTTGTCATTCCTCATGTGCaagtcaatataaaaaaatgctacaaCTCGTACAACTCTCTTGTCAACAAGACAGGTTCAGGGCAGGCCGAGTCCCCCCATAAATTTGCTAAATAAAAAGGGGGGCTCGGAAATTGGCAGGACAGCTTGCTCAATCACGATGCACAGTCTCCActccctgtatttttttttctcctccggCTCTTCACCTCCTCCCGTCGATCCTTTCGTGTGAAGGAGGAGCAGCTGTGGGAGTCTGTGTCATTACATCAAGAGCCAAAACAACATCTCCATCCTTTGTCTCTTCTCTGTTATGGCAGAAGAgtcttctccctcctctgctctgaaaCGTCTTTCCTTCCTTCGGCTTAGGTTAGTTATCccgtttgttttttctctccctctgtgtgtccctcacTCGCTGTCGGTCTCTAGGTCCGAGTCGGACCACTGAACCGGGCTCAGTTTCCCATGGCGCTGGGCGTACTCGATGACTGCGGTGTAGCAGAAGTAGTACTGGTCCCAGGTCTGGATGCTGAAAGCCCTCTGCGTACGCATCCGCCGCACCGTCTGACGGATGTCTACTGTGGCGATGTCCTCCAGCCGGGAGAGGCAGATGTCCAGTGTACAGAACGTGCCTGGTgggggagcagagagagaattGTGAAGATGGAAAGGTAACACAAGAAAAAGTTACCCAATTGCgagcatgtgcacacacacacacataaacacagaacaGGTCACAAAGAGTCTTAACAATACAGACAACACCAGAGAAAAATCCAAAACTCTACAACGGGCTAACCGAGTGTGTTGTAGGCTGGGTATCAAAcctaaatgctttttttgggtaACCAACCAAATGAACTAAAATTCCTGCCATGCAGCTGTACGCCGCCGTGAACCTGTCAGGTTGCAGTTAGAATCTGCGTCTGTCTACAcacatatgtagccatgacagtagacAGTGCCCCAAAAATGTATGGATGATGCTGCATAAAAAGCTAGAAATGATGAAACACTGATGCTTCACAATCATCCTCCTCCCGGCAGCACATTAGATCTAagcagtcagcacagtttcagtgTTGAaacaagattagtgtcaccaattcactATCTGACCAAacgttgaataatggccagtaaagtgtttttgcagagcattATCACgccacagtgaagttgacctttgagatatgacatattaacattttatcttattagacatttgtgtaaaagtTTGGCATAACTAGTGCATGAATACAAGAGTTATGCCCAAAAACGTTACCGAGACCTTTGAACAACAAAATCTACTCAGTTCATCCTGgactcaaagtggatgtttttttgttaaaggaagaaaacagttttgtaaGAAATTACTTACATATGTGCATGGAAGGTGTATACATGGGCAGCTGTGTGTCATCTAATGTTGTATGGTGAATCCTCATTCACATGCACATTCATGTCAGATAAAGCCCACTCACATGGTGTTGATTGCCTGTTCATTGTCGTTggcaataaagtttttaaaaaaacccagtcCTACAAAAGGCGAGTCAACCAATCATAGCAGCGTGTAGTTTCTGGCAGATTTTGGAGGACTTCAGCTTTATCTGACTGCACCGAGCCATATAGTAATTACACAGACTGCACATGcacaaatcaaatatttaaatattcgtTCTGAATGTCCAGAGCTTTTTCTAAATCGGCTCAAATGTGGTTGCATCAACGTttcacaaaacatacatttgtttaACCACTTCGGTAATTTGTTCAGTTGAAGCTGAAAGAGAAATGATATGGAGAGTTGAGTGTAGTGTATGTACGAGTTACTGATGACACAATGATGAGCGTCGCTGCCTCGTAAAATAATGATAGTGGTAGATATTTACTCAGGTAATCTAGCTTGTTAGTTATAATCAGAGGCAGCCTTATTTGGGTAACTCCATCAGACTACTATATACTTCTACTTCATTACATGTCAGTGGGAAATATTGTTCTTTCTACTACAAtagatttatttgacattaaatTAGTCACTTTTCGTGGAGATTTAACTCAGCACAGTTATCAGATTTCTGATAACTGTGCAGTCAGATAACCTAAAGTTAACCTGCAGCACTGTAGCTAAAGTGCCGTTCCTGGCTTATATCTAACGTTAGCTAGAAATCATTTAATTTCTTCACTTTTGTCAGTGTGATGCTGCTCCACACTGTGAGGAATAAACTCTTTCTCTACCTCTTCAAGAAAAGACTCTAACTCTTATCACACTTATGAATGGGAATGATGTAGACagatcatagactgtatgtaaagacaCATATAATATTAGAAACAGTCTATGAGACAGATAAACCAAAACATCTGCCAGAGACTAcacgctgctgtgattggttgattttGCTATGAGCATCTGATGACATGCAGTGGGGATCCAACCCCCTTCCCTCCAGACGATCCATTCTAGCATCAACTTATAGTTGCCAGTAAAAGTATATTTGAACTGCACAACGGTGCATGCATTTACCTGTGCGGCCAATGCCGGCACTGCAGTGCACAACCACAGGGGGGCCCCCTGGAGGCCCCGTCCAACTGGAGCCCAGGCTCCGAACTGCAGCCTCCCTCCTCTGAAGTACATGCTCACGGAAGTCCAACATAGCAGAAGCACTTTTGGGTACCCCGAAATCCGGCCAGCTCACATAGAGGTAGTGACACACCTCCCGTTTCTCTCCGGACTAATGACACGTCACAGAGGTTTGgagaagagcagagagaaagataTCAAGAGTCTTTCTGTTGAAACAGTATGTACAAGCATGCCATGTGTCAAATGACATGAAATGGtgacatttctaaaacaaaaaagaatccTCTGACAAAAGCAACCGCTCAATCCTGTGTCAGCAATGACATATTCGGTTCTCTTTCATCAAAATGTCTATCACCTCTGAGGCCAATAACGATaacttttaaggtcattttattATCCCAAATTAACAGACCTAGTTAAAAAAAGTACTGTAACGTAATGCACTAATATACTGTCACTTACCTGTGTGTTATAAAGTTCAAGATGGGAGAGTTTGAAGTCCTGAAACACctggatgtgtgtgttcctgACCAAGAAGTATCCGTGCTGCTCAGTCCTGCCCTCCTCAAGAGGCCAGTATTGACCGCACTTGACTCGCCCTCGCTCCACCACCCTGAGGCACACAGaaggatacttttttttaaatctcatcgTCAGACAATCGAGAATACGTTGGACAAGCCTTTCTGTAAACAAACACCTTTTGTACATCTAACACATAACTGACTTCAAAACTCAGATGTAAAAAGAGTCTCACCTGGTGGTCATGACAATGATAAGTACCATCTGTTCCCACACCATGCGCCAGAAGTCACCAAAAGTTTTTGGCAGAGGacctaaaagacacaaaaatctGTTAGATCATGGTAACACCTGAACTGTACCCTACTGAGGGCTGAGTGGGGTTTTTGGGTATGAATGTGCGCAGCTAGCCAACTGGTAGATTAAATGTTGCTCTCCTTGTTAGTTAGCATTAAATACTAAACAGTTAACGTTATTTCTAAGATAACCACAGGACGACAGAAGTAGTCTGGATCAGTCTAAAGCAGGACTAGCTACTCTAATCATCATtggctctccctctctctactttagacacacaggcacaaacacacacgtgtgctctgtgtgtgtgtgtgtgtgtgtgtgtgtgtgtgtctgcatgacTGGTACATGTCTGAAGCTGTCCGTGGAGATGGAAGTAAGTCCAGGCCTTCACACACAATTTCAACTGGCTGTGTGTCATTAGTTTGTTGTATGGGATATCCTGAGAAAccttgatgtgtgtgtgtgtgtgtgtgtgtgtgtcacgtgCGTAAGAGAGAtgccacgtgtgtgtgtgtgtgtgtgtgtgtgtgtgtgtgtgtgtgtgtgttgaatagAGACAATTTGGGACGTTAAATGCACAGCAGTGTAAATAAATACCTACTATCCGTAAACTTggatttattcagtttttgttaatGTCCGACGTTTATAATGTATAGTGCAACAGGCCAAATGTTTCAGTGGCATTTCAAATTTGGtaacagaaaaatgtgattaacGATTTCAattgcagtattttttgtaGGCAAAGTTTAATCATATGGACAGTTTCATGACTATTCTTTTGCCAGAGCAACTGCTTTGGTtactgtttacttcctgtccgCTGCTGCATTAACGGACGCTATTTCCAATGTTTTGTTGTCAACTGTCTATAGATTACATTTTGTTCAAGTTTTCTTACTTCTGCACTTGTCAACTTGTCTTAGTCTAAACTCCAGACAGGGAAATTAGTCATTAGAAACACCCCTAATTTGGAGCAGAAAAAGTGTAAATTGCATGAAGGACTACATGACGATCATGAGACATGGGGCCGTAGTTTGTGTCATTTGCTCACCCTGAGTTGCTATGTAGGCGTTGCTCCTCTTGTACCCGTCCATGAAACTGGCATTAATGTAATCTGATGTctgcaaaacacacaggagaaaacGGGTGAGGCTCGCTGGTTGGAGCTAGTATCTGCTGCCTCCTGTAGgagaacaaaaaacagtacTACTGACTTTTTTAGGCCAGTTGCTTCGCTGTGATACATGGTTAAAACTGTAGACTGGAgtcacataaaaatgttaatatacaCATAAAACAATATGAATCCACAGCTGTTTAAGTCAATCTTCCATTAATGAGATTCACTTAGTTGCCAACATTTGTTCTACAGTTATtccacctttttttattttgtctgaagGACTTTTATAACCTGGTTTCGGGTTCATAGTTTTGGCCATTATTAACATCAGTTATGATAACATTGTACTCATTTTACAGAAGTAAGACCAAGGttgccaaaaaacaagcatttccTTATTTAGCCACATGAAACCCGCTGTGTATTATACAGTCAAGCATTCCGCTTTCCATCTTATCACACAAATCTGGTAGTTAGAAAAGGGGAAGACATCGCAAAGACCAAACCTAAATGTCAGAGTGCAAATGTTAGTGTTTTTAACGGTTATTGCGATTTCAATTTTCGCATTTTGGTCTACAGCCAATCCTCTGCAATCATCTCAGCACCCTCCACTAAATGCATGCAATATAACATTAGACTATATAAACTTCTTATGTGAAGGTGGCACAGAGGCCTCATGACTGACTACAGAACATTTgtgaatgaaataaatcattaatacaagagagagaaaaaaagaaagagagagagagagagagagagagagagagagagagagagagagatgaaatttaatgaatttttcATTACCTCGTCCTCGTCATCACAGAGCTGGCAGAGCCGCACCCGTGACTGGTCCAGGCAGAGAACATCACTGTACCTGTTCTTTATCTGATTGGACAGTTTTCTGTGAAGGCAGAATTGAAAACAACGTGATGTaaccagggttcctgcagcttacagcaaggtagatttaagactttttaagactttttattaTGCCACTCGGAGCTAAGTATAAGACCAATTTTCTGTTAatgtttactgtaacataaaacaatGGCTTTTTTGTCCAGTAAAAACAGTTAGATTATCTACGtcaaattttggaaaaacaactctttttagtgttttattatCATATAAGTATTTATGTGGTTAACCAACAGAAGTGGAAAATATGGGGCATTTCTGGCTTGTTTTCTGGGTAATTTTGTGTTACTGAATCTGCATATGAGATTTTACTGCTTGGATTCCAACcatgacaagtttaagaaaaggaatttattaaattatttaataataaaatgtatccaTAAAATTCTTCTTCAATGTCTGagaatttttaagacttttgacagattaatttaagtcattttaatacaaattatggccttttttggattaatgaattcagtTCTTTTGAAGACTTGTTAAGGTTCTGCAGGAACCCTATGTAATGTTAAATAGTGGATTGATGTGTGTCTGTCACATCATTTTCCTTCACCTTGGTACAGAGAGACTGAGACAAATGCacacaagaggagaaaaagaagccCAATGGAGAGAATATAAATGTTCATCTCTTACTTGGAGTAGTCAAAGGTGCCCGCTGGAGGCTCCTTCCGGATCTCCTCGTACTCCTGGTAAatccccttcttcttctttctcttcacGTATTCCACCAGATCGTGCACCGTCATGCCTCCCTGCTCTGGCATGTGAACAGAAACCTCCATGCAGCTGTCCTCATCATCAGGACCCCATGATGAAGACAGGGGTGGGGACTGGGAGGAAGGATGGTGAGGGGGGCGGGGCAAAGATTTCTGAGGCAGCGGAGGCACCCCGTCCTCTCCCTCACCAtcgtcctcatcctcctcttttACATCGTCATTCTGAGAGTCTGTGGCCTTTCCATCCACTGCATCTCCGTCGCCTTTGTGGGAAAGCGGTGTGTCAGGGGGCGTGTCTGACTGGGGAGGGGCTTGGCGGCCACGGCCATTCATGTTAGCGTTGGGGCTCGAGCCGCTCACGGCCACGTTGGCCCCGCTCACTGCTGAGCCGTTCCAGTGTTGGTGGTTaccctgcagcctgtttgcaGACTGTGGGCTCTGCTGGTACTGTCCTTGGCCTCGAGTCCTGCCATCCCCGACACCGCAGTGATTGTGTGGGTTAGCATTGCTATCGTCATAGCAGTTTGAGTTAGCCACGGCTAGCTCGGAACCtaactgtgtgtttatgtgggtGTGGGACAGTGTAGCGCCTGCGCTTGTGTTGCTGCACTCTAAGCTGTAGGAGCGCAGCAGGCTGCCCACACAGTCGTGTGTGTCGTGTTCTTGTGTGTCACCCtgaacagtgtttgtgtgtgtgttaacacaGGACTGGATCCAAGCCACGTGGCTATACTGGGACGTCCCACCCAGGTGTTCGGGGAGGGAGGAGACTGGGATGTGACTGGCCAACTCATGAGCTTTCACTGTGCACACCTGGGGAcggagaagaaagaaaacagaatttaaGTGACAGATGACAATCAAGCATCTTAAACACTGTGATGTAACACTAGGGATACACCAATTTATCAACTGCTTATCTGCAAATACTCGCTGTGTTTACTACCATTGGAGAATAAGATGACATTAACAGATGACAGTGCcggatgtttttctgttgggtCACGTCAATTCTAGGAAAGACTTAAATGCAAGGTTTCCCATGTTCCCAGGGacaatagaaaacatttttgggatgGACAGAGATCTTACCCAGGACGATTTTAGGATGACAGGATACAGTAAACTCACTCTTGGCGTGTCAGGGAACGCACCTTCTTCTTACATTATAATGCTACATTGTGTACAACAAATCCGTGTTGAAATAGTCAGAGCCAGACAGGATTATTAGGAGAGCCAGATTATGTTAGCAGCCAGAGGCTGAAACTAATCAGGCGGCACTTTGTGGTCAGTTGATTAGTCATTATGCTCGTGTCCTACCAAATTTTAATTGGTCTGACAATTGCTGTTGTTAGTGTTTAATAAGGACATGTTTGCAGcggtatgtttttttcagctaaaaTTCACCAactgttgttgttcagcacttgtaCATGTTGAGTTATGTAACGTTTGGCCTTTGTGATTGTGTCCCGCCCCTCCTCCACCGTGATTGGATGGCTTggtaaaaaaagtgacagtgaggaGTGCAGTGTTTTACATCAAGTCGgattggacatttttcacttctcATGTTTCACAATAACAGAAGACATTTGTTAGATTTACCATTGTGGATTTAGTCTCCAAAAAGACACTACAATTCGATGTATATGAAAGGGATATGATCACACTGGAGCCCTTGCTGGAACTGCATGACGGCTAAAATTAGCCTCTGGGTTAAATAAAGTCAATCTCATGCATCCAGCTTTACAGAGATATTAATGTTAATGGGAAGAGAGTGAAAGAAGGCTTCAGTAAGGTTGATTAATAAATTTGTATGGTGGAATCAgtgctcattcaaaggtagtgtaatgaagggctgaatgactttaaaattgtttggttttttttataatgaagatttcattttttccctgcTACAAAAGTGcgaataaataacaacaaaataaacagcaatcACAAAAAACCCATCTGTATCAGCCAAGAATTTTACAATTCTGATAGagaacaactgaaaacagacaTACATACCCGTTCTCTCAGCTTTTCGCGCACAAATAAGCGGAGGACCGCGAAAGGTGCTCGAAACCAAAGAGGCGACGACACgatgaagacacattttagtcgAGCCGGAAACGCCCCCTGGGAAATACACACATCAGATAGACAAATGATGAGAAAGGTTTTCAATTTTAGAGAGACAGTGTTGACTCCGAAAACTTGAAGGCAGGCAGATAAAAGAGCAATGGATGATGTTCCCGTGTATTTACCTTGAGCAAATTGAGGATCTTGACACAGAGCTCATAGTCAAAGTTGCCATAGCTGGAGTTGGTCATGTCGTAGATAAATATGAGTCCGTCTCTTTGAGTTTGTGGACTACAGAGAAATGTGCAagattttcaaattaaaaagcagAAGAGGTTCAAAAGAAGCTCGTCATaagaaatatttgttattttataaaatataccAGACAGAAACTTAGAAATAAGGCAATACTCAAGTTGTACATATAACTATTAGGGTATAAAGCATAAGGGCATCACTTCTCTATGGCTTTGTCCAGCTGATAGATGATGGCCTGCAGCACAGCTTTGTGGGTAGTGACATCTGGCCGATGGAGACGAGCAGTGAAGAGTGCTAGAGCGGCACCCTTTGCATCACGACCGGGCTGAAGGAACATTAACGGGTTATCATACACATCAATGCTAACTCATTCTTGGCCATCTGTCAAAAGAGGCCACCATATATCCCAATTatgaacagacacattttcatcttttactcCATCTCCGTTCATATGGAGAAACAAAAGCAGGCGCGCATGACCAgactgaaatacacacaaaactcTTCTAAAATGACCAGCATGTGCACCATTTCCTGTCTATCCTGAAGTGTTGCTCACAATTACTTCACACTCACCAGGACTGTGAATTTGCCACTCAGCAGCTCAGAGCGGAGGGGCTCCTCGTCAGGGTTGATATTGATGATGCCCTCTTTGATTCTTGTGTTCTAATTTTGATAGATGATGACAGAGACAAGAGAGAAGGGGAAAGTCATTCGCTTGCAGCTTAAGAgtatgcaaacagaaaaaataatttatgtgaAATTTCAAGTGGCGgacaacacttttatttttgttgagaATTGTGCTTTCAATGTTCATGTTATTTGTGCCCACAATATAGCATAACTACAAAGTGctgccttaaaaaaatgcagcaccTCTCTTGACACAGTTTTAAGAACAAGGTCATGTTTGTTGCtggcattttttattgtttttcattcaacCTCTTGCGCACCTCAGTGGTCTGACTTTCTCACACTCACAGCACACTGCTATTCACTTTTAAATGACAACCTTGTTACTCAGAACGGAATTACAACTTGTTGTACCGGGACATGGTTAGAATTTGCAAGCATGTTTTCTGTGCTGGTGGGGAGCTGTCGACATATCATAAAGGGCCATCGGTCAGATATccacatttttacattgtttctCATTCCTTACAATTACTTGTCTGGCCCCCAGGATGAAGAATGGGTTTAAGTGCATTCACACCAAATCTGGGGTTGCGGCAAAAATACCACTCCTCTCACTTATTTTTATGTGGATAGTGCATCGAGGCTGCTTTGGTGTGGTCATAAGGTGGGctggagaaataaaaaaagcaactaGCGGAGCTGTggtgaaaagttgaaaaagaaTAACCTTTCTGGACACATACAACCCGACGTCACGCTGCAGTGGACCATCATGGATCTGATGATCTGATGACGATCTGATGATCACACCAGAATCATATGTATAGACAGATTGTGTGTACTGTCCTTAAAGCACTtccttagtgtgtgtgtgcgcacagatgtgttttttgtggcaaGAAAAAGACTACAGTAGTGAAAGAGAAACCGAATTCTACAGATCCATGCAGTTAATCTCTGCAATGCTAGATTTGGTGTAAATTCAGCCTAAAACCTGTCATTGGCCACCTAAATCAGATGGAAACATGCTTACTGCATGTTACCGTAACGCCAAAATTCACCTGTCTAGAGATGTAACAATATTAAATTTTCATATCACGATTATCGTGACCAAAATTTTCACGATAATCCCCAATGTTGCGAATAACCTCCAGAGATTTTATCACATT
Proteins encoded in this window:
- the ptpn9b gene encoding tyrosine-protein phosphatase non-receptor type 9, translated to MAEALTTQEQLAVEEFLGEVRSREQPHSAGLVSQPTAVKFLMARKFDVSRAIDLFQAYKNTRIKEGIININPDEEPLRSELLSGKFTVLPGRDAKGAALALFTARLHRPDVTTHKAVLQAIIYQLDKAIENPQTQRDGLIFIYDMTNSSYGNFDYELCVKILNLLKGAFPARLKCVFIVSSPLWFRAPFAVLRLFVREKLRERVCTVKAHELASHIPVSSLPEHLGGTSQYSHVAWIQSCVNTHTNTVQGDTQEHDTHDCVGSLLRSYSLECSNTSAGATLSHTHINTQLGSELAVANSNCYDDSNANPHNHCGVGDGRTRGQGQYQQSPQSANRLQGNHQHWNGSAVSGANVAVSGSSPNANMNGRGRQAPPQSDTPPDTPLSHKGDGDAVDGKATDSQNDDVKEEDEDDGEGEDGVPPLPQKSLPRPPHHPSSQSPPLSSSWGPDDEDSCMEVSVHMPEQGGMTVHDLVEYVKRKKKKGIYQEYEEIRKEPPAGTFDYSKKLSNQIKNRYSDVLCLDQSRVRLCQLCDDEDETSDYINASFMDGYKRSNAYIATQGPLPKTFGDFWRMVWEQMVLIIVMTTRVVERGRVKCGQYWPLEEGRTEQHGYFLVRNTHIQVFQDFKLSHLELYNTQSGEKREVCHYLYVSWPDFGVPKSASAMLDFREHVLQRREAAVRSLGSSWTGPPGGPPVVVHCSAGIGRTGTFCTLDICLSRLEDIATVDIRQTVRRMRTQRAFSIQTWDQYYFCYTAVIEYAQRHGKLSPVQWSDSDLETDSE